The Hymenobacter baengnokdamensis genome includes a region encoding these proteins:
- a CDS encoding class I SAM-dependent DNA methyltransferase, producing MNTNQPNTLDPNYFDDVYRANDDPWTFASSPYERAKYTDTLAALNRPRYERAFEIGCSIGVLTAQLAERCGELLSVDVSEAALAQARQRCAQLPQVTLQRMQVPAEFPQGQFDLILLSEVGYYWSPADLARASEQMLAALRPGAQLLLVHWTPPVPDYPQTGDEVHDFFMAQTGPQGSLKHLHGHRAAKYRLDLFERQ from the coding sequence ATGAATACGAATCAGCCAAACACGCTTGACCCCAACTATTTTGACGATGTGTACCGGGCCAATGACGACCCCTGGACCTTCGCCAGCAGCCCCTACGAGCGCGCCAAATACACCGATACGCTGGCAGCCCTCAACCGCCCGCGCTACGAGCGGGCTTTCGAGATTGGCTGCTCTATCGGCGTGCTCACCGCGCAGCTGGCCGAGCGCTGCGGCGAGCTGCTAAGCGTTGACGTAAGCGAGGCCGCGCTGGCTCAGGCCCGGCAGCGCTGCGCCCAGTTGCCGCAGGTGACCTTACAGCGCATGCAGGTACCCGCCGAGTTTCCGCAGGGGCAGTTCGACCTGATTTTACTTTCCGAAGTTGGCTACTACTGGTCGCCCGCCGACCTGGCCCGTGCTTCGGAGCAGATGCTAGCCGCCCTGCGCCCCGGCGCGCAGCTACTACTGGTGCACTGGACGCCGCCCGTGCCGGATTATCCGCAGACCGGCGATGAGGTGCACGATTTTTTTATGGCTCAAACTGGCCCACAAGGCTCACTTAAGCACCTGCATGGCCACCGTGCGGCTAAATACCGGCTCGATTTATTTGAGCGGCAATAA
- a CDS encoding PIG-L deacetylase family protein: protein MSDTIFATYPLRPASYAATLGSTVIVIPHPDDEALGCGGLLALLGQTGQPTAAVLVSDGSMSHPHSHDFSAVARRELRYAELRHALAVLGLDENNVLYLGLPDSQVPSHGPAFEQAAQELAGFLARQQAQTVLVPWRRDPHPDHRASSLLATAALSQLPVPPRRLEYLVWAWERAAPADLPQPGEGQGFRLNISGVLGQKQRAIAAHRSQLAPGIITDDPSGFLLSDSMLAHFAQPSEAFIESTTSL, encoded by the coding sequence ATGTCCGATACGATTTTTGCTACTTACCCACTGCGGCCCGCCAGCTACGCGGCCACGCTGGGTAGCACCGTTATTGTCATTCCGCACCCCGACGACGAGGCCCTGGGCTGCGGCGGACTGCTGGCTTTGCTGGGGCAGACGGGCCAGCCCACAGCGGCCGTGCTGGTGAGCGATGGCTCCATGTCGCACCCGCACTCGCATGATTTTTCGGCGGTGGCCCGCCGCGAGCTGCGCTACGCCGAGCTGCGCCACGCGCTGGCCGTGCTGGGGCTCGATGAAAACAACGTTCTTTACCTCGGCCTGCCCGATAGCCAGGTGCCCAGCCACGGGCCGGCATTTGAGCAGGCGGCCCAGGAGCTGGCCGGCTTTCTGGCCCGGCAGCAGGCTCAAACGGTGCTGGTGCCCTGGCGGCGCGACCCTCACCCCGACCATCGCGCCAGCAGCCTGCTAGCCACCGCCGCGCTAAGCCAGCTGCCAGTGCCCCCACGCCGCCTCGAATACCTGGTGTGGGCCTGGGAGCGCGCCGCGCCCGCCGACCTGCCCCAACCCGGCGAGGGCCAGGGCTTTCGACTCAACATCAGCGGGGTGCTGGGCCAGAAGCAGCGGGCCATTGCGGCCCATCGCTCGCAGCTGGCCCCCGGTATTATTACGGATGACCCAAGCGGCTTTTTATTGAGTGATAGTATGCTGGCCCATTTTGCCCAGCCCAGCGAAGCATTCATCGAAAGCACTACTTCCTTATGA